Proteins encoded by one window of Streptomyces uncialis:
- a CDS encoding D-alanyl-D-alanine carboxypeptidase family protein: MRVQSDPGPFPGRRPPARVPASVLWGAVAALLLTLLGGWAVTTRAGADPAGPAAPGPATGRLALPWPMGGQASVADTGSGRSGSSGEQKPVPIASVTKVMTAYVVLTRHPLKPGEPGPTVTVDQRAQDESHSLSESTARVEAGQRLNQRQLLEMLLLPSGNNVARLLARWDSGSERAFVTRMNRAAADLGMTRTTYTGASGFEPTTTSTSDDQLRLARAVMRDPVFRDVVATRESTIGGATGTVANTNRLLGIAGIVGGKTGSSTPAGGALMWAAEPGRGARPGLILGVVLHQLPHTTPATGMQAAFDATERLAVAARQGVRR, from the coding sequence TTGCGCGTCCAGTCCGACCCCGGTCCGTTCCCCGGCCGCCGGCCACCGGCGCGGGTCCCCGCGTCCGTGCTGTGGGGCGCGGTCGCCGCGCTGCTCCTCACCCTGCTCGGCGGCTGGGCCGTCACCACCCGGGCCGGGGCGGACCCCGCCGGACCGGCCGCCCCCGGCCCGGCCACCGGCCGGCTGGCGCTCCCGTGGCCGATGGGCGGCCAGGCGAGTGTGGCCGACACGGGCAGCGGCAGATCCGGGAGCAGCGGTGAGCAGAAGCCGGTGCCCATCGCCAGCGTCACGAAGGTGATGACCGCGTACGTCGTCCTCACCCGCCACCCGCTGAAACCGGGCGAGCCCGGCCCGACCGTCACGGTCGACCAGCGGGCACAGGACGAGTCGCACTCGCTATCGGAGTCGACCGCGCGCGTGGAGGCGGGCCAGCGGCTCAACCAGCGCCAGCTGCTGGAGATGCTGCTGCTGCCCTCCGGGAACAACGTCGCCCGGCTGCTCGCCCGCTGGGACTCGGGCAGCGAGCGCGCCTTCGTCACGAGGATGAACCGCGCCGCGGCGGACCTCGGGATGACCCGCACCACCTACACCGGCGCGAGCGGCTTCGAGCCGACGACCACGAGCACTTCCGACGATCAGCTCCGGCTCGCCCGCGCGGTCATGCGCGACCCGGTCTTCCGGGACGTCGTCGCCACCCGCGAGAGCACCATCGGGGGAGCCACGGGCACCGTCGCCAACACCAACCGGCTGCTCGGCATCGCGGGGATCGTGGGCGGCAAGACCGGATCGAGCACGCCCGCCGGAGGCGCCCTGATGTGGGCCGCGGAGCCGGGTCGCGGCGCGCGACCGGGTCTGATCCTCGGTGTCGTCCTGCACCAGCTGCCCCACACCACCCCGGCCACGGGGATGCAGGCGGCCTTCGACGCCACCGAACGGCTCGCCGTCGCGGCCCGGCAGGGCGTCCGACGATGA
- a CDS encoding cold-shock protein has translation MATGSVKWFNAEKGFGFIAQDGGGPDVFVHYSAINAAGFRSLEENQQVSYDVTQGPKGPQAENVVPV, from the coding sequence ATGGCCACCGGTTCCGTTAAGTGGTTCAACGCCGAAAAGGGCTTCGGCTTCATCGCCCAGGACGGCGGCGGCCCGGACGTCTTCGTCCACTACTCCGCCATCAACGCTGCCGGCTTCCGGTCGCTGGAGGAGAACCAGCAGGTCAGCTACGACGTCACCCAGGGCCCGAAGGGTCCGCAGGCGGAGAACGTCGTACCGGTCTGA
- a CDS encoding ABATE domain-containing protein, with the protein MKETLTGEPVPAPAPGADRYPALDLANSAVTLPGGRALDLLATPADATGWLTGRDLAPAGSDLREPCAARLRALRAEIRSLLASRVGGHPASTGALATVNEALTRAPAASLLHWDPVHGPYRAAAHPTTQLVEHALAVLAADAADLLTGPDAERLTACGSAPCDRYLLRHGRRHWCSTRCGDRARAARAYARRGGRGRRDRETAEG; encoded by the coding sequence ATGAAGGAGACCCTGACCGGCGAGCCCGTACCCGCGCCCGCGCCCGGCGCGGACCGGTATCCCGCGCTCGACCTCGCCAACAGCGCCGTCACGCTGCCCGGCGGCCGGGCCCTCGACCTGCTCGCCACCCCCGCCGACGCCACCGGCTGGCTGACCGGACGCGACCTCGCCCCGGCCGGGTCGGACCTGCGGGAGCCATGTGCCGCGCGGCTGCGGGCGTTGCGCGCGGAGATCCGCTCCCTGCTCGCGTCGCGGGTCGGCGGCCACCCGGCGTCGACCGGGGCCCTCGCCACCGTCAACGAGGCGCTCACCCGGGCTCCGGCGGCCTCCCTGCTGCACTGGGACCCCGTCCACGGCCCCTACCGCGCCGCCGCCCACCCCACCACCCAACTCGTCGAGCACGCGCTCGCGGTGCTCGCCGCCGACGCGGCCGATCTGCTGACCGGTCCCGACGCGGAGCGCCTCACCGCCTGTGGCTCCGCCCCGTGCGACCGGTATCTGCTGCGGCACGGGCGCCGCCACTGGTGCTCGACCCGGTGCGGCGATCGGGCCCGTGCCGCACGCGCTTACGCCCGGCGCGGGGGCCGGGGGCGGCGTGACCGGGAGACGGCGGAGGGCTGA
- a CDS encoding sensor histidine kinase, protein MTTSVTTAVPWGVTVATTDALGHALAALPALPALAATATVVLALARPAHRTRLARPLALCALLSLALTAGHPLTGVSAPARAWWSLVEAVPLLLLIAAVTRWSPPRARRAAVPLACLAVAVWPAVLIGGGPVERAGAVVFWLLPALVATAFGVHQRRLARRRADAVAAARRDQRLQLSRDLHDFVAHDISGIVVQAQAARFVAAHDPGQAALALERIEKAGLNALAAMDRTVAMLHDDGTTAQPLPGLDRLPALVVDFASPGGARARLRMPPDLAAALSREAGAAVYRVVVEALTNVRRHAPAATRVDVRLTRTATTVRLRVTNDRGRTALAPLPRRGTPGGLGVPALTEHVRALGGTLYAGPHGTGGWALTADFPAAVRVPAEPPRPSP, encoded by the coding sequence ATGACGACGAGCGTCACCACAGCCGTCCCGTGGGGCGTGACGGTCGCCACGACGGACGCGTTGGGGCACGCGCTGGCCGCCCTGCCCGCCCTGCCCGCGCTGGCGGCCACCGCGACCGTCGTCCTGGCCCTGGCGCGCCCCGCCCACCGCACCCGGCTGGCGCGCCCCCTCGCCCTCTGCGCGCTGCTCTCGCTGGCGCTGACGGCCGGTCACCCCCTGACCGGGGTGTCCGCGCCGGCCCGCGCGTGGTGGAGCCTCGTGGAGGCCGTCCCCCTGCTGCTGCTCATCGCCGCGGTGACCCGCTGGTCGCCGCCCCGCGCACGACGGGCCGCGGTGCCCCTGGCCTGCCTCGCGGTGGCCGTATGGCCCGCCGTCCTGATCGGCGGAGGACCGGTGGAACGCGCCGGGGCGGTGGTGTTCTGGCTGCTGCCCGCGCTCGTGGCGACGGCGTTCGGTGTCCACCAGCGGCGGCTCGCCCGGCGCCGGGCCGACGCGGTGGCCGCGGCCCGGCGCGACCAGCGGCTCCAGCTCTCCCGCGACCTGCACGACTTCGTGGCCCATGACATCAGCGGCATCGTCGTCCAGGCACAGGCGGCCCGCTTCGTGGCCGCGCACGATCCCGGCCAGGCGGCCCTCGCCCTGGAACGCATCGAGAAGGCGGGGCTGAACGCCCTGGCCGCGATGGACCGGACGGTGGCGATGCTGCACGACGACGGGACGACGGCACAGCCGCTCCCCGGGCTCGACCGGCTGCCCGCCCTCGTCGTCGACTTCGCCTCGCCCGGTGGGGCACGGGCCCGGCTGCGGATGCCCCCGGACCTGGCCGCCGCGCTGTCCCGGGAGGCGGGCGCGGCGGTGTACCGGGTCGTGGTCGAGGCGCTGACGAACGTCCGGCGGCACGCCCCGGCGGCCACCCGCGTGGACGTCCGGCTCACCCGCACCGCCACCACGGTCCGGCTGCGGGTGACCAACGACCGGGGCCGCACGGCACTCGCCCCGCTCCCGCGCCGGGGCACCCCCGGCGGGCTCGGTGTCCCCGCCCTGACGGAACACGTCCGCGCCCTCGGCGGCACCCTGTACGCCGGTCCGCACGGGACCGGCGGCTGGGCGCTCACCGCCGACTTCCCCGCCGCCGTGCGCGTCCCCGCCGAACCACCCCGGCCGTCCCCGTGA
- a CDS encoding thymidylate synthase — protein MADTQYEDLLRLVLTSGTPKSDRTGTGTRSVFGHQLRYDLSRGFPLITTKKVHLRSIVYELLWFLRGETNVGWLREHGVTIWDEWAGPDGELGPVYGAQWRSWPTPDGRHIDQITEVLDTLRRDPDSRRMIVSAWNVAELDRMALAPCHAFFQFHVADGKLSCQLYQRSADLFLGVPFNIASYALLTHMVARQTGLEPGDFIWTGGDCHIYDNHVEQVTEQLSRTPFDFPALRLRPADSLFDHTYADVEVLDYRHHPAIKAPVAV, from the coding sequence GTGGCCGACACCCAGTACGAAGACCTGTTGCGGCTGGTGCTCACCTCCGGGACCCCCAAATCCGACCGGACGGGCACCGGCACCCGAAGTGTCTTCGGACACCAGCTGCGTTACGACCTCTCGCGGGGATTCCCGCTGATCACCACCAAGAAGGTGCATCTGCGGTCCATCGTGTACGAACTGCTGTGGTTCCTCCGCGGCGAGACGAACGTCGGCTGGCTCCGTGAGCACGGCGTCACCATCTGGGACGAATGGGCCGGACCGGACGGCGAGCTCGGCCCGGTCTACGGCGCCCAGTGGCGCTCCTGGCCCACGCCGGACGGCAGGCACATCGACCAGATCACCGAGGTCCTGGACACACTGCGCCGCGATCCGGACTCCCGCCGGATGATCGTCTCCGCGTGGAACGTCGCCGAGCTGGACAGGATGGCGCTCGCGCCGTGTCACGCCTTCTTCCAGTTCCATGTCGCCGACGGCAAGCTCTCCTGCCAGCTGTACCAGCGCAGCGCGGACCTGTTCCTCGGCGTTCCGTTCAACATCGCCAGTTACGCCCTGCTCACGCACATGGTGGCGCGGCAGACCGGCCTCGAACCGGGCGACTTCATCTGGACCGGCGGCGACTGCCATATCTACGACAACCACGTCGAGCAGGTGACGGAGCAGCTGTCGCGCACCCCGTTCGACTTCCCGGCGCTGCGGCTGCGTCCGGCGGACTCGCTCTTCGACCACACGTACGCCGATGTGGAGGTGCTCGACTACCGGCACCACCCGGCCATCAAGGCCCCGGTGGCGGTGTGA
- the cseB gene encoding two-component system response regulator CseB — protein sequence MALERYGYRLLSAADGLTGLEMFREHTPDLLLLDVMLPELDGIGLCRRVRESSQAPILMMSARGDSLDVVSGLEAGADDYVVKPVDTPVLVARIRALLRRTTFTPDPAEELSPTAPADRDRLVFGDLTVDTRGLDVFRAGERIALAPTELRLLLEFAAHPGIVLDRQTLLRNVWDYGWDGDSRVVDLCVQRLRRKIGAERVETVRGFGYKMRRSP from the coding sequence ATGGCGCTGGAACGTTACGGCTACCGGCTGCTGTCCGCCGCCGACGGCCTCACCGGGCTGGAGATGTTCCGCGAGCACACCCCCGACCTGCTGCTGCTGGACGTGATGCTGCCCGAGTTGGACGGCATCGGCCTGTGCCGCCGGGTACGGGAGTCCAGCCAGGCCCCCATCCTGATGATGTCCGCGCGCGGTGACTCCCTGGACGTGGTGTCGGGCCTGGAGGCGGGTGCCGACGACTACGTGGTGAAGCCCGTCGACACCCCGGTCCTGGTCGCACGCATCCGCGCCCTGCTCCGCCGGACCACCTTCACCCCGGACCCCGCCGAGGAACTGTCGCCGACGGCCCCGGCCGACCGCGACAGGCTCGTCTTCGGCGACCTCACGGTGGACACCCGCGGCCTGGACGTGTTCCGGGCGGGGGAGCGGATCGCGCTCGCCCCCACGGAACTGCGGCTGCTGCTGGAGTTCGCGGCGCACCCCGGGATCGTCCTCGACCGCCAGACACTGCTGCGCAACGTCTGGGACTACGGCTGGGACGGCGACAGCCGGGTCGTCGACCTGTGTGTGCAGCGGCTGCGCCGGAAGATCGGCGCGGAACGCGTCGAGACCGTCCGCGGCTTCGGCTACAAGATGCGGCGCTCACCATGA
- a CDS encoding endonuclease/exonuclease/phosphatase family protein, translating to MTTGTPPPAAPTDAPALPTNAPAASVPAVPGPPPAPGVPGTPPPGAPLPPAAGPLPPAEGPVPPAEGIGARGARRWSVRPWRGAWLAVAGALCAALLFAHPLLPNSLGNLGSLVETFLPWTVALLLPLTLFGLYRRAPLVLFGVVLVAVAWPVRFGGTLVDKRESGGELIVVSHNVGEDNPDPAGTARRLADTGAQVIAVQELAAEARETFHRALPARYAHHTVHGGVGLWSTYAMTGAQPVEIMPWPRALRATLATPKGPLTVFVAHLASVRVSPVHGFTTGRRDDAARLLARAVTAERPGRVLVVGDLNGTTDDRALAPLLRGLTSAQDVAGDGFGFSWPAGFPLARIDHVLARGIRPLSAGTLPGTGSDHLPVTASFTF from the coding sequence ATGACCACAGGCACCCCACCCCCCGCTGCCCCCACTGATGCCCCCGCCCTCCCCACGAACGCCCCCGCAGCGTCCGTCCCGGCCGTCCCCGGACCACCGCCCGCCCCAGGAGTCCCCGGCACACCGCCCCCCGGCGCACCCCTGCCGCCCGCCGCAGGCCCCCTGCCGCCCGCTGAGGGCCCCGTACCGCCCGCCGAGGGCATCGGGGCGCGCGGGGCACGGCGATGGTCCGTACGGCCGTGGAGGGGCGCCTGGCTCGCCGTCGCGGGTGCCCTCTGTGCGGCGCTGCTGTTCGCCCACCCCCTCCTCCCCAACAGCCTCGGGAACCTCGGCAGCCTGGTCGAGACCTTCCTGCCCTGGACGGTGGCCTTGCTCCTCCCGCTGACGCTGTTCGGGCTGTACCGCCGCGCCCCGCTCGTCCTGTTCGGGGTCGTGCTCGTCGCGGTGGCCTGGCCGGTCCGGTTCGGGGGCACGCTCGTCGACAAACGCGAATCGGGTGGCGAGCTGATCGTGGTCAGCCACAACGTCGGTGAGGACAACCCGGACCCCGCGGGCACCGCCCGCAGGCTCGCGGACACCGGCGCCCAGGTCATCGCCGTCCAGGAACTGGCCGCAGAGGCACGGGAGACGTTCCACCGCGCACTGCCCGCCCGCTACGCCCACCACACCGTCCACGGCGGGGTCGGCCTCTGGAGCACGTACGCGATGACCGGCGCCCAACCCGTGGAGATCATGCCGTGGCCCCGCGCCCTGCGCGCCACGCTCGCCACCCCGAAGGGCCCGCTCACCGTCTTCGTGGCCCATCTGGCGTCGGTGCGGGTGTCCCCGGTCCACGGCTTCACCACGGGCCGCCGGGACGACGCGGCACGCCTGCTCGCCCGGGCCGTCACCGCCGAACGCCCGGGGCGGGTCCTGGTCGTCGGGGACCTCAACGGCACGACGGACGACCGTGCGCTGGCCCCCCTGCTGCGCGGGCTCACCTCCGCGCAGGACGTGGCGGGGGACGGGTTCGGCTTCAGCTGGCCCGCCGGATTCCCGCTGGCCCGTATCGATCACGTCCTGGCGCGGGGAATCCGGCCGCTCTCCGCGGGGACCCTGCCCGGCACCGGCAGCGACCACCTGCCCGTGACCGCCTCCTTCACGTTCTGA
- a CDS encoding MBL fold metallo-hydrolase, translating to MVTSRPPAEPMPVRVLGGPTALFDHGGLRFLTDPTFDAPGEYPVPGGPPLVKTAPSAVGPAGVGRVDVVLLSHDEHPDNLDHSGRKFLADVPLTLTTPGGARRLGGRARGLADWEPVRLDRPGGGTVTVTGVPAVHGPGERADVEPVLGEVVGFVLTGDGLPTVYVSGDNASLDPVRQVAERFGPVDTAVLFAGAPRVPGLFGGGLLVLDSARAAEAAGILGARRVVPVHHDSWSHFTEGRDALIAAFARAGLSDRLDLGERPGLGEQPGLSGRPDL from the coding sequence ATGGTCACATCCCGCCCGCCCGCCGAGCCGATGCCCGTCCGTGTCCTCGGCGGTCCGACCGCCCTGTTCGACCACGGCGGTCTGCGCTTCCTCACCGACCCCACCTTCGACGCGCCCGGTGAGTACCCCGTGCCGGGCGGTCCGCCCCTGGTCAAGACGGCGCCTTCCGCGGTCGGTCCCGCCGGGGTCGGCCGTGTCGACGTCGTCCTGCTGTCGCACGACGAGCACCCGGACAACCTCGACCACTCGGGCCGGAAGTTCCTCGCCGATGTGCCGCTGACCCTCACCACCCCTGGTGGCGCCCGGCGCCTGGGTGGCCGGGCCAGGGGCCTGGCCGACTGGGAACCGGTCCGGCTCGACCGGCCCGGCGGCGGCACGGTCACGGTGACGGGCGTGCCCGCCGTGCACGGCCCCGGTGAGCGCGCCGATGTCGAGCCGGTGCTCGGTGAGGTCGTCGGCTTCGTCCTGACCGGTGACGGCCTGCCCACGGTCTATGTGAGCGGCGACAACGCCTCGCTCGACCCGGTCCGGCAGGTCGCCGAACGCTTCGGCCCGGTGGACACCGCCGTCCTGTTCGCCGGCGCCCCCCGGGTCCCCGGTCTCTTCGGCGGCGGGCTCCTCGTCCTCGACAGCGCCCGGGCCGCCGAGGCCGCCGGGATACTCGGCGCCCGCCGGGTGGTCCCGGTGCACCACGACAGCTGGTCCCACTTCACCGAGGGCCGTGACGCGCTGATCGCCGCCTTCGCCCGGGCCGGACTGTCCGACCGGCTGGACCTGGGCGAGCGACCTGGCCTGGGCGAGCAACCGGGCCTCTCCGGTCGGCCGGACCTGTAG
- a CDS encoding response regulator, producing MNASTTPTTRILLADDQDDVRSGFRLILDSQPDMTVVGEAADGITAVALARALRPDLVVADIRMPGLDGLEVTRRLAGPGVTDPVRVLVVTTFDHDDHVRTALRDGACGFLLKRSGPGLLIEGVRAAMAGDVLISPQLTVGLLKERAATAPAPPVPPPSVLTPREEEIAGLVADGLTNAEIATELFISAGTAKTHIANIQAKLKVRNRVGIAAWTWQRTTTPGTT from the coding sequence ATGAACGCGTCCACCACCCCCACCACCCGCATCCTGCTCGCGGACGACCAGGACGACGTCCGCAGCGGATTCCGGCTGATCCTCGACTCCCAGCCGGACATGACGGTGGTCGGTGAGGCGGCGGACGGGATCACGGCCGTCGCGCTGGCCCGCGCGCTGCGCCCCGATCTCGTCGTCGCGGACATCCGGATGCCGGGCCTGGACGGGCTGGAGGTCACCCGGCGGCTCGCGGGCCCCGGCGTCACCGACCCGGTGCGCGTCCTCGTCGTCACCACCTTCGACCACGACGACCACGTCCGCACCGCCCTGCGCGACGGCGCCTGCGGCTTCCTCCTCAAACGCTCGGGACCCGGCCTGCTGATCGAGGGGGTACGGGCCGCGATGGCAGGCGATGTGCTGATCAGCCCCCAGCTGACCGTCGGACTCCTCAAGGAGCGTGCCGCCACCGCCCCGGCCCCGCCCGTGCCGCCGCCGTCCGTCCTCACGCCCCGCGAGGAGGAGATAGCCGGGCTGGTGGCGGACGGCCTCACCAACGCGGAGATCGCCACCGAGCTGTTCATCTCCGCGGGCACGGCCAAGACCCACATCGCCAACATCCAGGCGAAGCTCAAGGTACGCAACCGGGTCGGCATCGCCGCCTGGACCTGGCAGCGCACCACGACCCCCGGCACGACCTGA
- a CDS encoding zinc-binding dehydrogenase, producing the protein MRATQVIEFGDPHVLVPVRLPDPVAGPGEVLVAVEAVDTLVVETQIRAGWGRDYFPIAPPYVPGSGVAGTVRALGDGVDPDWTGRRVAASLDLSGGYAELVAVPVGALTAVPDQVSLTDAAALVHDGVTALTLLRATDLRPGERVLVLGASGGMGTVLVQLAKAAGARVVGTARGDRKIALVRELGADAVVDASRPDWVEQARAALGGTGADVVLDGVGGATGAAAFPLVANGGRFSAHGAPSGGFSEVDPDAAAARGIRLFGIADVQLPADERARLVARALEEVAKGALRPVIGATFPLDQAASAHRAIESRELLGKAVITV; encoded by the coding sequence ATGCGCGCGACACAGGTGATCGAGTTCGGAGACCCGCACGTCCTGGTACCGGTGCGGCTGCCCGACCCGGTGGCGGGCCCGGGCGAGGTGCTGGTCGCCGTCGAGGCGGTGGACACCCTCGTCGTGGAGACCCAGATACGCGCCGGGTGGGGCCGCGACTACTTCCCGATCGCTCCGCCCTACGTCCCCGGCAGCGGCGTCGCCGGTACCGTCCGCGCCCTCGGTGACGGTGTGGACCCGGACTGGACCGGCCGCAGGGTCGCCGCCTCCCTCGACCTGTCCGGCGGGTACGCGGAACTGGTCGCGGTCCCCGTCGGGGCGCTCACCGCCGTACCGGACCAGGTCTCCCTCACCGACGCGGCGGCCCTCGTCCACGACGGTGTGACGGCCCTCACGCTGCTGCGCGCCACGGACCTGCGGCCCGGCGAGCGGGTACTGGTCCTCGGGGCGTCCGGCGGTATGGGCACCGTGCTCGTACAGCTCGCGAAGGCGGCGGGCGCACGGGTCGTCGGCACGGCGCGCGGCGACCGCAAGATCGCACTGGTACGGGAACTGGGCGCCGACGCGGTCGTCGACGCGAGCCGTCCCGACTGGGTGGAGCAGGCCCGTGCGGCACTCGGCGGGACGGGAGCGGACGTCGTCCTGGACGGAGTGGGCGGCGCGACCGGCGCCGCCGCGTTCCCCCTGGTCGCGAACGGCGGCCGGTTCTCCGCCCACGGGGCCCCGTCGGGCGGCTTCAGCGAGGTGGACCCGGACGCCGCCGCGGCCCGCGGCATCCGCCTGTTCGGCATCGCGGACGTCCAGCTGCCCGCCGACGAGCGCGCCCGGCTCGTGGCGCGGGCCCTCGAAGAGGTGGCCAAGGGTGCCCTCCGCCCTGTGATAGGCGCCACCTTTCCCCTCGACCAGGCGGCCTCGGCGCACCGGGCGATCGAGTCCCGCGAACTCCTGGGCAAGGCGGTGATCACCGTGTGA
- a CDS encoding HAMP domain-containing sensor histidine kinase: protein MTGARHPFAGGPGLWSWRSLRWKIAALVIAASCGVALAVGGLVHQATANRFQKEAYGRAELSLESSVAKYHRNGGVPPEGTEYDQAEMPPELLSRVRSENGIAFWYDETERDGPWLWAAQPVGGGEILGVTTHMGTEERELAALDRTIIKVSGTTLLVIVPLSVLLTELLSRRLRHVARTARRIADGELDARTGKVGHDGDEVTGIAAAVDSMAQSLQQRLLDEQRFTADVAHELRTPLMGLVTSTELLPDGPATELVRDRVRVLRGLVEDLLEISRLDAGAEASDARFVPVGSVVEASVTRTGEPALTTVVDNRQVSTDPRRLDRIIANLVLNAHRHGGGRVEVRVDGPTVVVRDHGPGFPAALLADGPQRFRTGASERGHGHGLGLTIAVGQARVIGASLELANAPDGGAVAVLRLPDGDRPPD from the coding sequence ATGACCGGTGCAAGGCACCCGTTCGCCGGGGGACCGGGGCTGTGGAGCTGGAGATCGCTGCGGTGGAAGATCGCCGCGCTGGTGATCGCCGCGTCCTGCGGTGTCGCGCTCGCCGTCGGCGGTCTGGTGCACCAGGCCACCGCGAACCGCTTCCAGAAGGAGGCCTATGGCCGGGCCGAGTTGTCACTGGAATCCTCGGTGGCCAAATACCACAGGAACGGCGGTGTGCCGCCGGAGGGCACCGAGTACGACCAGGCGGAAATGCCGCCCGAACTGCTGAGCCGGGTGAGGAGCGAGAACGGGATCGCGTTCTGGTACGACGAGACAGAGCGCGACGGCCCGTGGCTGTGGGCCGCGCAGCCCGTCGGGGGCGGCGAGATCCTCGGCGTCACGACGCACATGGGCACCGAGGAACGCGAACTGGCGGCCCTGGACCGGACCATCATCAAGGTCTCCGGAACGACCCTGCTGGTGATCGTCCCACTGTCCGTCCTGCTCACCGAACTGCTCAGCAGACGGCTCCGCCATGTCGCACGCACCGCCCGGCGCATCGCCGACGGTGAACTCGACGCCCGCACCGGGAAGGTCGGGCACGACGGGGACGAGGTCACCGGCATCGCGGCCGCCGTCGACTCGATGGCCCAGTCCCTCCAGCAGCGGCTCCTCGACGAACAGCGGTTCACCGCCGATGTCGCCCATGAACTGCGCACCCCGCTGATGGGCCTGGTCACCTCCACCGAACTGCTGCCCGACGGCCCGGCCACCGAACTCGTACGGGACCGGGTACGCGTTCTGCGCGGACTGGTCGAGGACCTGCTGGAGATATCCCGGCTGGACGCGGGCGCCGAGGCGTCCGACGCGCGTTTCGTCCCCGTCGGCAGCGTCGTGGAGGCGTCGGTGACCCGTACCGGCGAGCCGGCCCTGACGACGGTCGTCGACAACCGGCAGGTCTCGACGGACCCGCGCAGGCTCGACCGCATCATCGCCAACCTGGTGCTCAACGCGCACCGCCACGGCGGCGGACGCGTCGAGGTCCGGGTGGACGGCCCGACCGTGGTGGTCCGTGACCACGGCCCCGGCTTTCCCGCCGCGCTGCTGGCGGACGGGCCGCAACGGTTCCGTACCGGCGCCTCGGAACGCGGTCACGGACACGGTCTGGGGCTGACCATCGCGGTGGGCCAGGCCCGGGTCATCGGCGCCAGCCTGGAACTCGCCAACGCCCCCGACGGCGGCGCGGTCGCCGTGCTGCGCCTGCCCGACGGGGACCGGCCGCCGGACTGA
- a CDS encoding Crp/Fnr family transcriptional regulator → MSEQYVGSARALRDLLPAEAWDGLTRYPSRTYAADLTLLRQGTEGTHVLALTGGMVKVVRTDRDGRQRLLAFRGPGEILGEMALQDGGRRLADVRTMSGCTASVVPAEDFHRLVLRHRLAYPLARLASSRLREQTEVGDGSVHERLAMALLRLVEVSGGTRSFSLTREELAQHIGVGRNSVSKALARLGPDRVHATKSRIDVTSVEGLRSALAGFIGV, encoded by the coding sequence ATGAGCGAACAATATGTCGGCTCGGCGCGAGCCTTGCGGGATCTGTTGCCGGCGGAGGCGTGGGACGGGCTGACCCGTTACCCGTCCCGGACCTACGCGGCCGACCTGACCCTGTTGCGGCAGGGGACCGAGGGCACCCATGTGCTCGCCCTGACCGGTGGGATGGTGAAGGTGGTCCGCACGGACCGCGACGGTCGGCAGCGACTGCTCGCCTTCCGCGGGCCGGGGGAGATCCTGGGCGAGATGGCACTCCAGGACGGCGGCCGACGGCTCGCCGATGTGCGGACGATGAGCGGGTGCACGGCATCCGTGGTGCCCGCCGAGGACTTCCACCGCCTCGTTCTCCGGCACCGACTGGCGTATCCCCTCGCCCGGCTGGCCTCCAGCCGGTTGCGGGAGCAGACCGAGGTGGGCGACGGTTCCGTGCACGAACGCCTGGCCATGGCGCTGCTCCGGCTGGTCGAGGTCTCCGGGGGGACGCGTTCCTTCTCCCTCACGCGGGAGGAGCTGGCCCAGCACATCGGGGTCGGCCGCAACTCCGTCAGCAAGGCGCTGGCGCGCCTCGGTCCGGACCGTGTGCACGCCACGAAGAGCCGTATCGACGTGACCAGCGTGGAAGGTCTGCGGTCCGCGCTCGCCGGCTTCATCGGCGTGTGA
- a CDS encoding dihydrofolate reductase produces the protein MNVGLIWAQTVDGVIGADNTIPWRVPEDMAHFKATTLGRPVVMGRRTWDSLPPRFRPLPGRRNVVATRDPGWTARGAERAGSVVEALERAAEPLDGTAPDTVWVIGGGEIYRAALGHATRLSVTEIDSPVKGDTYAPVPDPAWRVAQDTGWLSSTSGPRYRIREYIR, from the coding sequence GTGAACGTCGGACTGATCTGGGCGCAGACCGTCGACGGGGTGATCGGCGCGGACAACACGATCCCGTGGCGGGTGCCCGAGGACATGGCGCATTTCAAGGCGACCACCCTCGGCCGTCCCGTGGTGATGGGGCGCAGGACCTGGGATTCGCTGCCGCCGCGGTTCCGCCCGCTGCCCGGCCGGCGCAATGTCGTGGCGACCCGTGATCCGGGATGGACGGCCCGGGGCGCCGAGCGCGCCGGGTCCGTCGTGGAGGCGCTGGAACGCGCGGCCGAGCCGCTGGACGGGACGGCCCCTGACACGGTGTGGGTGATCGGGGGCGGGGAGATCTACCGGGCCGCTCTGGGCCATGCGACAAGGCTCTCGGTGACCGAGATCGACTCGCCGGTGAAGGGGGACACCTACGCCCCGGTGCCGGACCCGGCGTGGCGGGTCGCACAGGACACGGGCTGGCTGTCCTCGACGTCGGGGCCGCGCTACCGCATCCGCGAGTACATCCGCTGA